In the Salmo trutta chromosome 33, fSalTru1.1, whole genome shotgun sequence genome, one interval contains:
- the gmfb gene encoding glia maturation factor beta: protein MSESLVVCDVDGDLVKKLREFRFRKETNNAAIIMKIDKDKQLVILDEEHEDISPDDLKDELPERQPRFVVYSYKYEHDDGRVSYPLCFIFSSPVGCKPEQQMMYAGSKNKLVQTVQLTKVFEIRNTEDLTEEWLREKLGFFG, encoded by the exons ATG AGCGAATCACTGGTTGTGTGTGACGTTGACGGAGACCTCGTTAAAAAGCTACGGGAATTCCGCTTCCGGAAGGAGACTAACAATGCTGCTATCATCA TGAAGATTGACAAGGACAAGCAGCTTGTCATCCTTGATGAAGAACATGAG gatattTCTCCTGATGATTTGAAGGATGAGCTGCCTGAAAGACAGCCAAG GTTTGTGGTGTATAGCTACAAGTACGAACATGATGACGGGCGAGTTTCTTACCCTCTCTGTTTCATCTTCTCCAGCCCAGTGG GATGTAAACCTGAGCAACAGATGATGTATGCCGGAAGCAAAAACAAACTGGTGCAAACAGTGCAGTTGACCAAG GTGTTTGAGATCAGAAACACGGAGGACCTGACAGAGGAATGGCTTAGAGAGAAGCTGGGCTTCTTCGGTTAA
- the LOC115172987 gene encoding uncharacterized protein LOC115172987 isoform X2, with translation MSRAKLRKQLTPTQPPPTPLRPLTQDGLVRPPEPPHSPLLLGDSLEVKDPSLPVLEHQGSILELPLSLVGSRPAQGYRDSTQLGLEPRDSAQLGLEPRDSTQLGLEHQDSTQLGLEHRVSTQLGLEPRVSAQLGLEPQDSTQLGLEPRVSAQLGLEHRDSTQLGLEPRDSTQLGLEHRVSTQLGLEPRDSTQLGLEPRDSTQLGLEHRDSTQLGLEHRDSTQLGLEHRDSTQLGLEPQDSTQLGLEPRVSTQLGLEHLGSSHLVEPPASSLEPPCSTRLDPSKLAPEHPKDPTPTCLTQEPSLVVGCMGLEVQELPSLLQEAPSLVEASLLSPLDHGVLEVVEASLPSRATQGPWDHTGGKRLQEACCPDIIYHIHHIFESTELFRFSVR, from the exons ATGTCCCGGGCCAAGCTGAGAAAGCAGCTAACCCCAACCCAGCCGCCTCCAACGCCCCTCCGCCCACTAACCCAGGATGGCCTGGTGCGGCCCCCGGAGCCCCCACACAGCCCTCTGCTCCTGGGGGA TTCCCTGGAAGTCAAGGACCCTTCTCTTCCGGTCCTGGAGCACCAGGGCAGTATCCTGGAGCTCCCTCTGTCCCTGGTGGGTTCCCGCCCGGCCCAGGGGTACCGGGACAGTACCCAGCTGGGCCTGGAGCCCCGGGACAGTGCCCAGCTGGGCCTGGAGCCCCGGGACAGTACCCAGCTGGGCCTGGAGCACCAGGACAGTACCCAGCTGGGCCTGGAGCACCGGGTCAGTACCCAGCTGGGCCTGGAGCCCCGGGTCAGTGCCCAGCTGGGCCTGGAGCCCCAGGACAGTACCCAGCTAGGCCTGGAGCCCCGGGTCAGTGCCCAGCTGGGCCTGGAGCACCGGGACAGTACCCAGCTGGGCCTGGAGCCCCGGGACAGTACCCAGCTGGGCCTGGAGCACCGGGTCAGTACCCAGCTGGGCCTGGAGCCCCGGGACAGTACCCAGCTGGGCCTGGAGCCCCGGGACAGTACCCAGCTGGGCCTGGAGCACCGGGACAGTACCCAGCTGGGCCTGGAGCACCGGGACAGTACCCAGCTGGGCCTGGAGCACCGGGACAGTACCCAGCTGGGCCTGGAGCCCCAGGACAGTACCCAGCTAGGCCTGGAGCCCCGGGTCAGTACCCAGCTGGGCCTGGAGCACCTGGGCAGTTCCCACCTGGTGGAGCCCCCGGCCAGTTCCCTGGAGCCCCCATGCAGTACCCGTCTGGACCCTTCCAAACTAGCCCCGGAGCACCCCAAGGACCCTACCCCAACGTGCCTTACCCAGGAGCCCAGCCTGGTGGTGGGATGTATGGGCCTGGAGGTCCAGGAGCTGCCTTCTCTCCTGCAGGAGGCACCTTCTCTGGTGGAGGCTTCCCTCCTATCCCCCCTGGATCATGGGGTCCTCGAGGTGGTGGAGGCTTCCCTCCCCAGCCGGGCCACCCAGGGCCCATGGGACCATACGGGGGGCAAGCGGCTCCAGGAGGCATGCTG CCCAGACATAATATACCATATCCACCACATTTTTGAAAGCACTGAACTCTTCAGATTTTCAGTCAGATGA
- the LOC115172987 gene encoding uncharacterized protein LOC115172987 isoform X1 produces MSRAKLRKQLTPTQPPPTPLRPLTQDGLVRPPEPPHSPLLLGDSLGGHSLVQGPQGSSLEVKDPSLPVLEHQGSILELPLSLVGSRPAQGYRDSTQLGLEPRDSAQLGLEPRDSTQLGLEHQDSTQLGLEHRVSTQLGLEPRVSAQLGLEPQDSTQLGLEPRVSAQLGLEHRDSTQLGLEPRDSTQLGLEHRVSTQLGLEPRDSTQLGLEPRDSTQLGLEHRDSTQLGLEHRDSTQLGLEHRDSTQLGLEPQDSTQLGLEPRVSTQLGLEHLGSSHLVEPPASSLEPPCSTRLDPSKLAPEHPKDPTPTCLTQEPSLVVGCMGLEVQELPSLLQEAPSLVEASLLSPLDHGVLEVVEASLPSRATQGPWDHTGGKRLQEACCPDIIYHIHHIFESTELFRFSVR; encoded by the exons ATGTCCCGGGCCAAGCTGAGAAAGCAGCTAACCCCAACCCAGCCGCCTCCAACGCCCCTCCGCCCACTAACCCAGGATGGCCTGGTGCGGCCCCCGGAGCCCCCACACAGCCCTCTGCTCCTGGGGGATTCCCTGGGGGGCCACAGTCTGGTTCAGGGGCCCCAGGGCAGTTCCCTGGAAGTCAAGGACCCTTCTCTTCCGGTCCTGGAGCACCAGGGCAGTATCCTGGAGCTCCCTCTGTCCCTGGTGGGTTCCCGCCCGGCCCAGGGGTACCGGGACAGTACCCAGCTGGGCCTGGAGCCCCGGGACAGTGCCCAGCTGGGCCTGGAGCCCCGGGACAGTACCCAGCTGGGCCTGGAGCACCAGGACAGTACCCAGCTGGGCCTGGAGCACCGGGTCAGTACCCAGCTGGGCCTGGAGCCCCGGGTCAGTGCCCAGCTGGGCCTGGAGCCCCAGGACAGTACCCAGCTAGGCCTGGAGCCCCGGGTCAGTGCCCAGCTGGGCCTGGAGCACCGGGACAGTACCCAGCTGGGCCTGGAGCCCCGGGACAGTACCCAGCTGGGCCTGGAGCACCGGGTCAGTACCCAGCTGGGCCTGGAGCCCCGGGACAGTACCCAGCTGGGCCTGGAGCCCCGGGACAGTACCCAGCTGGGCCTGGAGCACCGGGACAGTACCCAGCTGGGCCTGGAGCACCGGGACAGTACCCAGCTGGGCCTGGAGCACCGGGACAGTACCCAGCTGGGCCTGGAGCCCCAGGACAGTACCCAGCTAGGCCTGGAGCCCCGGGTCAGTACCCAGCTGGGCCTGGAGCACCTGGGCAGTTCCCACCTGGTGGAGCCCCCGGCCAGTTCCCTGGAGCCCCCATGCAGTACCCGTCTGGACCCTTCCAAACTAGCCCCGGAGCACCCCAAGGACCCTACCCCAACGTGCCTTACCCAGGAGCCCAGCCTGGTGGTGGGATGTATGGGCCTGGAGGTCCAGGAGCTGCCTTCTCTCCTGCAGGAGGCACCTTCTCTGGTGGAGGCTTCCCTCCTATCCCCCCTGGATCATGGGGTCCTCGAGGTGGTGGAGGCTTCCCTCCCCAGCCGGGCCACCCAGGGCCCATGGGACCATACGGGGGGCAAGCGGCTCCAGGAGGCATGCTG CCCAGACATAATATACCATATCCACCACATTTTTGAAAGCACTGAACTCTTCAGATTTTCAGTCAGATGA